CGGAGAAAAACTGGTGTGACCCTCTCACGTAACGGAGCTTTGTGCATATCAGCTCTGTAACAGTATTGCACTTACAAAAGCATAAATGAGTCaatcaattagaaaaataatgacatttttcatgtcatttgaagaacattaaaaatatgcTATATAAACTCAGTGATActtcttgcatttctttttccctctgtcCTCCAGTTCTTTAAGTATTCTCTGAAGCCTTTCTTGTACCCAAACCCCCGCACCCACAATCAACAGCTTTTCTCTGACTATTCTTCTCTTCTGTATCCCAGACTTTTATTTGATAACATTCACCCTTTTTATATGATCTCTCCTTAACCTTTGCCtttctgtttgattttaaaatatcatgagATTTAGGGTTAAGAATAATGAAAGTGTTGTGGCACAAAGCGGGGGAAATCACACTGACAGCTGTAGGATTTGTTTTGGCAGGCTAGAGAGGGGTGAACATTTATTAACATTTGCTCAGTAATAAGCTTTATCCTATTCCGACTGAATCATGAGCGCTGGagaaaaaatcactttttatgaAGCATGTATGATATGAAGACTCAGCAAGAGAAAGAAGCGTCGATGAGGTAGGATAAAAAAGAGTTCATAATCCTAAAAGCCAAAGGAGAGCGCTTGGAAGAGCCATTGCCTAATACAACTGATGGATGGTCTAGAAAATCAGAATGCAGCATGGTGGTACGTTGCTTTATCCATTCAACcaatcatttttatgtttattaatatgCACAATGCATTTGATCACAGTGAATGCAACATCTGGGCTTTGTATTTATCATGAAAGAACTGATTATTTAATGAGTAACTTAATTAAATTGCTTACTGATTAATACTCAgataatcaatttaaaaatttgagtCATTCTTCAACTATAGAAGCTGGAGGCACCACGGATAACACCTAGTCTTTTTAAAGGATACTGTTAAAATTATCATGTCTTACAGacaaatattttcattgctttaaaattaaagtgaatgtttatacagaacatttcaaCAAAATCGATTCACTTTAAATAACTTGAGTGGCAGAAAGTTTAATAAAGTCAGATTGAAAAATATGTCTAGTTGAATAAAGATCAAATAGAAGCTATTGAGTTTAGCTATTAGTGAAATATTTTTTGGTGAGCCTTGGGAAACCAGTTTCAATAAAAGGCTGATAAAAAAGACAGATGGCTGACAGCTGAAGGTGAATAGGAACCAGCAACTATACAGAATCTCAACTAAAGATCTTACTTGGGAGccgcggtggctccggccagttgtcctggcacttgaggaggccaggctatgagttcaaggccaacctgagcaacataagaagcgctcattgattaacaacaacaacaaaaaaatttgggccaggcacggtggctcaagcctgtaatcccagcactttgggaggccgaggcgggtggatcacatggtcaagagatcgagaccatcctggtcaacatgatgaaaccctgtctctactaaaaatacaaaaaattagctggtggcacgtgcctgtaatcccagctactcaggaggctgaggcaggagaattgcctgaacccaggaggcggaggttgcggtgagccgagatcgcgccattgcactccagcctgggtaacaagagtgaaactccatcaaaaaaaaaaaaaaaaaaaaaagatcttactTCAGGTCACTGGTCTTACCAAAACCATGTCTTAGCTTGACTTAGGTGCTTTTTTAAAgcgtcttttatttctttattcctcaGGCTGTAGATAATGGGGTTGAAGAAGGGAGACAAAACTGCAAAGGCCAGAGCAATGGCTGTATCCCAGAACAAGGAGTAGGTGGCAGAGAAGCGCAGGTACATGAGAGCCACACTGCCAAAGAAGAGCAAAAAGACAATGAGGTGAGAGACACACGTGGAAAATGCTTTGCGGCGGCCTCCAGCTGAACGAATCCGTAGAATTACAGCCACGATACCAATGTAGGACATGAAGATGAGCATCACAGCTGTAATAATCTCCACTGCATGGATGACATCCACTACCTGAATCATGACGATGGCTCGTGTGTCTGTGCAGGCCAGGCGCAGCACGGGGAGGAAGTCACAGAAGATATGCTCAAGGTGATTCGAGCCACAAAATGGCAGTGTAGAGATCCAGACAATCTCAGGAAGGGGTGTGATAAAGCCACAAACACAGCAACTTAAAGTCAGTTGGGCACATAGCTTGGGGGTCATGATAGTGGGATAATGAAGAGGGCTGCAGATGGCCAGGTAGCGATCAAAGGCCATAGCTGTCAAGAGACAGACCTCGCTGATGCCGGTAGAATGGAAGAAATACATCTGCAGGAGACAACCATTGAAGGAAATGCTCCTTCTCTCACTAAGCAGGCTAGAGAGCATCTTTGGGATTGTGGCTGTAGTATACCAAATCTCCAGGAAAGAAAGAGCACTGATAAAAACATACATGGGAGTGTGGAGGTGAGTATTCAGATGGACCACTGTGAGGATGACCAGGTTTCCAACAACAATGAAAGCATAGATGAAGAGCAGTGGAACAAAGCAGACAACAGACTGAATCCAGGAATAAGGGAAAGCAGAGAAGATAAACTCCTGAGCGATGGTTCCATTGGGGCTCTCCATCTCCAAGCTGGAAGTGAGAGTTTCAATTTCCAGTGCATTCAAGGCTTCCAGGAAGCATCGACTGTTAGTTAAAGAAATACACTTATAAGAAGCCAGCCTCTGGATAGAGTCCTGTAATGGGGATATAAAGGGAGACAAGGAAGAAGGACACGGTCCATATTCCATAGTTACTTACAACTTAAGTtgtgtgggaaaaaaaatcagaaaacacagtCAATATTTTGGATGTGAGATTCTCAAATATTAACATGCATGAAAATTACCTGGAGAGCTTGTTCAAACTTAGATTGCTGGTCCTCATAATGAGAGTTTGTTCCTAATCTTTATTTCTATGGTAAGGCCCAAGAATGTTCATTTCTAACCAATTTTCAGGCAATGGTGGTCCTGCTGGTCAGGGGAccatgttttaaaatcattttgtttagGCAATCATAGAATTAGACAAAGCATTCAAGGAATCACAAATAATTAAGACGACATTCTTTCCCATATTTAAATCTTATCTTCCCACActgttccaattttttttttctcaagctcCCAGTTTATTGGATTCTTGGCATATGATTTGAATGGCATATTTTTTATAGTCAAGACAAAGCCATTACTGGTGAATTCTTTCAACCCTCTTCCTTTCTCTAATAACCCTCCCTCTCTTTATATGTATATTCTTAACCATAATTCAGAGAATATTTGGAGAAGAAAAGCTATAGAAATAATCGTAAgttattttaccttcttttaaaAGATGGTGCATTCtatctccttcttttccttctcttctacaTCTGCTTGGTCAGGAGATCTTGAAGGGGTTTTGTACCAGAAGCCTTTGGTCAAATGAAGTAATTCATGAAAACTAAGTATATTAATAAATGCTTGATATAGTTATACAGCTGCTCTGGTACAATTGAATGGGGTAGTTGGAAGGGCAGACCTGCAGTGCCCTATAGAATACAATTTAAACTGCACACATTATAGGATACTGTCCtattaatttattctcttttcagAATGATTTGTTTTACTCTCTATCTCTTCTGCAATTAAACATGCACATTTCTTCTTATCTTGGGAAAAAATGCTGTTTCTATTCAGATTATTTCCCTCCTTTAGAACAACTGCATTATTTCTCTAATTTATAAGATATTTATTCTACTCATTCTTCTTTGAATCTGTTTGAATAATTTACCCACTCTCAACTTCACATATCTCTTTTTTAAGGTACACCAGCAACTTTCAGATTGAAATGTAATGGCCTCCCTCTGTCTTCATTGCCACTAACTTCCAAAGGTCAATTGCCCAATGTGtgatctctctttttatttttcccctattTGATGTCGCACTATCCTGGCTTTTCTCTATATTTCTTTTCACATGAAGAATCTATTGTTTCAAGATCTTATTTTTTCAAGATCATTTATCAACTTGTATTGGGCTTCTGTTCTCCATAATTATTATGACTCCGGAAATTCTTTTTGATATCTCTCATGAGCTCCACACTTTTTTCAGGACTCTTACTTAGAAACCTCACTTCGACCCAAGCGTACATCCTTACCTGTTATAGGCTATTAAACTGTGTCCTCTGAAAATTTATAGATTGAATTTCTaaccccagtatctcagaatgtgactgtacttGGACATACAGTTAGGAGGTAACAAAGTTCAAATGAGGAAATTAGGATGGCCCTTAATTCAATAGAactagtgtccttataataaGAGGAAATTTAGACACGGTTTCGGAGGGAGAAGCATATGAAGTCTCAGTGAGAAAACAGCCACCTACAAGTCAAGAAGAAAGGAgtcaaaagaaaagaaccttcctGAAAACTCAATCTCAGACTTCTAGTtctcagaattgtgagaaattaaatttctgttgtttaaaacaCCCACTCTGTAGTTCTTCTTATGGCAACCCTCGCAAATGCAACACCCTTACCCTCATCACTAAACCAGATTCTCTCACTGACTTTCAAAGTTTTTGTCCACCTGGATAGCAACTATACTCATTTTATGTCTATTATTCTTTATACTCTAAAACCAAATTAATCATCAAGGTctgtccaatttatttattttttactatatctCTAATATATTTTACTCCACTCTCCTTATCCTAATTGGATGCTCAGTCATAGTGTGTACACTATTGCAATGAGTTTCCAGAAATTTCTGCATCCAGTCTTAGTTTTGACTACCCAAGCCTCCATTCTCTAAAAGTCAGCTTTGTGAAGCATTAGTTTCCTCTTGTGAATCTCCTCTCAAATCTATACTTAAGtattattttctcatcattttcttcatccaaaTTGGCCCTTCTTTGTAAGTGAAACAACCTCAGATCCTCTAGGATAACTCTTTCCTAATCACTGAATCAGGAAATAATAAATTCCCTTTTAATGTCTGGCAATGATCGTCTCACTTTCCATATGCTTTAggaaatggaaatatattaataacttCCTATTTATATTAGCTATGCATGCATTTATTACTTGATTATGTGACTGCATTCAATCAAAGTCCTATTTTTTACACATAAAAATGAGCATCATCTTCCTTTAACATGATCCTAAAATTGATTTGTTGTTATTTTCTGCAGAAaatagagagaccttgtctcctGTTGCTATGGAAACTTGCAAATTATCTATCCAGTTTAGCAAAACTGTTATTTCAAACATGTAACATATGCTTTTCCGATCTCTGAACATTCCTAAAAGcaatctctccttcctctcctttcccctttaatttctgaatttctgcctccatttttcctaatttctacatgttgttttctagttttaacaagcgtgtgtgtgtgtgtgtgtgtgtgcatatagagatgaatgtgtgtattatatatattcctttaaaagtatttttctttctaagcaTTCTTGAATTTTTACATACTCATGTGATTTTTCCATAAGTCTTGATGTCTCTAAAAGTAGTCACCACATCTAACTATAGCCCTCAGAACAGGGTTTTGCAAATTGAATGAGGCTATGAGTTCCAGAAGGTGTCTTCTGAACAGACCCAGACCTATTTCCTAGTCTTTTGAAGAGGTGCAATTATGACAAAGAAATAATGAGGAAGAtttaaaccaaaaagaaataaattcaacttTACCTGTTGAACACCATCTACATGCAAAACTGAGTAATAATAAGTCAGTGCAAACGTTAATGTTATTCAATGCCCAACATATAACTGGAAATCTCACCTGATTTCTGcaacatttatttctgaaatatttcagaagTCAATCACAATGCTGATTTGTGGTTTTAAAGATATCCTTTGAGCTTTGACCCTATTTGAATCCCACCCATTTCCGAGGACATGTAGTAACTGAAATCTTTACACTTTGTATTAACGTGCCCTATAATACTCTTTCCTAAGACGTCCTCACTCAAAACCTTCCCAACAGCTATTCTCAACATGTATAGGCCTATTTGGACATCGATTTGTACACAGCTGTGTTATTCTTCCTCTAATTATCTGTTAACAACCGTGCTGCCATTGGGTTAtggaattaaaataaacatagatGAAGACTATCTTTTCTACCCTGTTCATGGGTATATAAATCTACTAAGACAAACCTTTGCTCTTCTGCCATGTTTCTACCCTGAGTCCCTCAAGATGAATTTCCTTCACTCAGTGATATATAGCTCTGACTCTTTCCGTagaattcttctctctctttccttctcctctctgtctttatctccttctatctctttttccctctgcatgtgtgtatgtggacATCCTTTCCTAAGCATAaccagaatgagaaaaataaactctcTTGGGAATCCTACACAGATGACTCAAGATGTAAGTAGGAAAACAGCTATCCCTATAATGGCTCTAATTGGGTAAATCAGTTTAGGCTGGTAATTAGGGAAACCCTAGTCTCAGGGAACTCCAATTTACAGAGCTGTAGACATCAgaataaatgttcttttaaaaaacgTCTTTTTTTCTGTGGCATTTATTGTTGGCTTGAATTTTTTAATGAATCAAAATGCTAAATAAACTCCATGACCCAGACCTGAGGGATGTTCATACGGTAGAGGGAAGGAGACAAGGAAAGGAGGGAGCTAGACTTACATCCTGTTTGTTTCCAGGCCTTTCCCCCCACCTTCGAAAAAACAGTTGGTGTTCCACATGTTCCATCTACTAGTTCCTAATGAAATTTGGGGCCAATATTTTATCTAATAATGTTGGTTTTCTCTTGTTTTACCTTCTTTATGCACAGAGGTCAGAGACATTTCTAGGCAGAGAACGACAGACAGGGAATTCTCCCAAGACTAAAGCAAATTAACAGCATTGTGTGCCAGTCCCATCAAATTTGTTTccactttccttcatttattcattaacatTTTGAGAATCAAAAGATTAATACGGGCCGGGctcaatggctcaagcctgtaatctcagcactttgggaggccgaggcgggtggatcacgaggtcaagagattgagaccaacctggtcaacatggtgaaaccccgtgtctactaaaaatacaaaaaattagctgggcatggtggcgcgtgcctgtaatcccagctactcaggaggctgaggcaggagaattgcctgaacccaggaggcggaggttgcggtgagccgagatcgcgccattgcactccggcctgggtaacaagagcgaaactccgtctcaaaaaaaaaaaaaaaaaaaaaaaaaaagattaatacgATTTGATtcccttttaaataaaatcaatatctAATATAGAATATAGAAATGCTGACAAATTAGTATTTCACAAAATGTTATTCTCTGAAATCGATTTCAAAACAACGTTCTGGAAGGGGGCAATTAATTGTCCCTCATTAATTCAGAGGAAGCTTGATCAAAAATAACTACATCTGAAAGAATATTGCTTCCTAGGGTCCCCGACCTGGAAATCGTGAGATGAAGGTCCAATTTCAGCTCCCAAAGAACATTCTTTTATGCAGGTAAGGATCAGAAGAATGAAAAGCAGAAGGCCTTCCTACAGGCGCTGATGTCAGTAGGGTGTGCGCTCCCTTCCTATGCTCTGCAGAGCTGTCTCTGAGCAGGTGCTGTCTTAGGAAATCAGAATCTGATAGACAAATCTTACCTTTCATTTTAGGAACCAAggtctctgtttccttttccagcccttcttttttctctctactgACCTTTAACACCATTAAGAGGTTTCTTACATAAAAATCACAAAGTCGAGGTCCTAAAGTGCGGGATGTGttcatttttaatcaaaaatATCTGTTATTCAaaccaaacaaacacacacacaactatgtTCAGGAATACGACTCTTCCCATGCTTTCCTCCTGTTAGTGTTTTTCATGTGTGTTTTGGATGGGAAAGGGAAAAGTAAACGGGCGAATTTCTGTGAATTTTTGGACTTGAGGAGGGTGCCATCAAAATAATGAAGACAGCAGTGCAATGAATTAATCAAAAGGGTCTGCCAATCCACAGCTAATATGGATAAGAAGAGTTGAAGATCAAAGACCAGTGGTTACAGACACCTTCAGAAAACATTGTTTGTTGACTAAAAGAAAACTAGGCatcagggagagaagcatcacgCACTGGGGGCACTTGGGGGCTGGGgtagagacagcagggggtggggagggataacatggggagaaatgccagatatagtatgaacctaaagctaaataaataattaattaattaaaggaaACTAGGCAAACTGAGTCCTTATACAGACgaccataataataaaatataacatttattaaacacttactATGGGTCAGGAACTATACATACTATGTAAACTCATCTAAGAATATTATGCTACAGCTActttatacagaaaataatagaTCCACATGCTGCGACTATAATAATAAAGTCATAAACAAACCTTGGACAGACATAAACATATTGGCAACTCAGAAAGCAAATATCAAAACACTAATTTCATGGACGTTTTTGTAAAATACATGTTTACATCTAAATctatattgaaatttatttttatgtatttccctttaattttacttattctcCTTTTTTCTATACActaattaatttaacaaatattttctctatgtgTTTTATAAAACATGTACTTTTGTTTCATacacatgtactttttttttaattttttttattgcattttaggttttggggtacatgtgcagaacatgcaacacagttgcgtaggtacacacgtggcagtgtgttttgcttcctttctccccttctcccacatttggcatttctccccaggctatccctccccagttcccccaccccccttcacccacatttggcatttctccccaggctatccctccccagccccccagcccccactagccctccccttttccccccaatagaccccagcacTTTCATGATGGTCTCAACTTTCTTGAGACCATCATGAAAGTGCTGGAGAAAGAAGCTCACACTACCAGTGCACTCAACACTACCAGTGCACTATGCAAAGGGCAGTTTTGACATGGTCCTGCCCTTCTTACATGAACACAAAGATTTGGAAAGCTGAAGAGAATATACTGACACCAGAAAATCATCTTGAAAAgctattttacagaaaataaggCCATTTCAAATAAACATGTCACTGGGGAGTTAGTGCCAATACTGAAGAAAGTGAGGAAACCAtgtctttttgtctgtttgtttcatGCCATGAGTGTGTATGGGTCTTTCCTCCCTTGAACAACTCACACTGGTTCTGTTGACTTCTCTATTGACGATCGATATCTCATCTTCTTCCACAAGAGCATTATTTATATCATGTGCTTCATCCACTGATCTGTCGATAactcaaagttcttttcttttcaaagttaATTGCTTTTATTATGTCACCTTTTTCTGGAAATATGTATTAAGTTCTCAAATAGGAAGACATACTTTCTGAGTTTTGTCTAACTTTTCTTCTTATGATTTGGGAATCTATTTTGGTTATCTAACTTgtagttcttatttttttgacattAATTCCAAAATTAATGTAGTTCTTATTTTTTGACATTAATTCCAAAAATGTCAACAGGCCAGATTCTATTTCCAGTGATTTTGCATAATCAAAAACAATCTGATTTGATCCCATGACTCAAGCATTCTCAAGCTCAGAAATAGTTTTCTTTAATATTATCTGttattttactctgttgatcACTTTAGAATGTGCTGGAGACTCCTTTTAACCAAATAATTTTATTCAACCAAGTTGGATGAATTCAACCACAGCGGTCAAAGTAAATGAAGGTTGAATTCAACTTGGCTCCAgagaaataataacaacaaatataCTATAAATAATAATCAAGCTAAGTATTCCTGAgtatgagtttttgtttttaatacattaCTCTTTACTAAAGCATTCTTTAAAACATCAATAACAAATGATAGTAATTAGTTGCAAAGGACATCAACAGAGAACGCTTATTTTGTACATGCTCAGTGTTATGCATATTCTAAGCACTTGCACAGAGTAACtcatttattattcatattaGCATTTGAAGtcctacttttaaaatattacttttatactAATAGATGATAAATCTAAGGTGCAGACAACTTACTTAacaacttgttcaaggtcacaagGCTAGTATGTGGCATCActgaaatacaaaacttaacctcTTCCATGGAGCTGATTCTTTTAACTACCATGGTTTATAATTCATAGTTGTTATTAATGCTTATGCACTACAATAAGCATTTACATTAAAAGTTTATATACAAGTAGTAAATTAATGttcataaaatacaataattatgtTTAATGGCTTAAACatcatatttcctttatatagTTTATCCATCTGTATAAATCTACACAGGCCCATGCTATCTTAATTTAGCATGCATAAGCAGGATATACATGTACATGGGAAGAATGAGGATAAGGAGATACAACGTATCAGTGTGACAGTGAAtggattatatattaattatatggtTTATTGTGTGAGAGTAACATCCACAGTGAAAGATGCCTATGATCTAGCATTAATCTGCAGATAAATTAAACATCTTCCGAGGGCAGAAAAGCTTCTTAATTGCAATCTTCATGTCCTTATTTCTAAAGCTATAGATAATAGGGTTGAAAAAGGGAGCGAGAACTGCAAACATCACTGCAATAGCTGTGTCCAAAATCGGTGGGAAAGTGGCAGAGAAACGGAGGTACATGAGGGATACACTGCCATAGAACATCAGAAAGACACCAAGATGGGCTGCACAGGTAGAAAAGGCCTTCTGGCGGCCTTCAACAGAGGAAATTCTCATGATCACAGTGATGATTCTGATATAAGAGAGGGCAATAATCAGGACAGAGAATACGATGGCCACAGCATGAATCACATCCTCAATCAGAATCATGGACGTGTCTGTACAGGCCAAGCGCAGCACAGGTTCAAAATCACAGAAGATCTGGTGGATTTGGTTGGGTCCACAGAAGGGCAGTGTGGAAATCCATACAATCTCTGGGAGCAACACAAGAAAGCCAAAGATGCAGGACCCTGCAGAGAGCTGAGCACAGAGCCTGGGGGTCATGATGGTTGGGTAGCGGAGAGGATTACAGATAGCAACGTACCTGTCAATGGCCATAGTGGTCAACAAAATCCCCTCTGAATTTCCCAGTGAATGGAAGAAGTACATTTGCAAGAGGCAGCCAATCATGGAGATGGTCCTCTGCCTACTGATAAGGTTGGAGAGCATCTTGGGAATTGTGGAAGTTGTATACCAGATCTCCAGAAATGAGAAAATGCCGATAAAATTATACGTGGGGTTGTGGAGACGGGTATCAATCCTGATTGCAAAAAACACAACAAGATTCCCAATGacaataaatatatagataacaAACAATGGAATAAAGACGAGGAGGCTACCATCTTCAAACTGTGGGAATCCAGAGAAGAGAAACTCTGTTACTGTAGTATTTTGGTTACTTCTCACCATGATCTCAGCAACTTTAACTGTTACTGTTACAGACAGAAAGACACAGTTCACTTCCTAGAAGAAATTGACAAAGTCAGATGTGTTAGCTCatataaaagtcaaataaaaatatgctttagGTGAATCatgtatttctctttatttatgaATTAAACAGACATTTAGTGCCTACTGTGTACCAAGCGCAGCTGTGGGTTTGTTGAGTTCAGCAGGAAGGAAAATAGTCTCTACATTCATGAAGCTTCCATTCGAAAGAAGGATACAAATAATGAGAAAATCAGATATTAAGAATGTCATATTTATGAActatataaactaaaataaatatgtaggGGTATTATTAATCTGTTATGATAATTCCCCATATTGTTTTGAGCCATACACTGTATAAATTTTCTAATGGTTCTTAGATACAGATGAGATAAAACTTTTAGTTATCTTTCTCTATATGTAATTATTGTAAAGTTGTATTCTccattttcctgaatatttt
The DNA window shown above is from Callithrix jacchus isolate 240 chromosome 18, calJac240_pri, whole genome shotgun sequence and carries:
- the OR6K3 gene encoding olfactory receptor 6K3 — encoded protein: MVRSNQNTTVTEFLFSGFPQFEDGSLLVFIPLFVIYIFIVIGNLVVFFAIRIDTRLHNPTYNFIGIFSFLEIWYTTSTIPKMLSNLISRQRTISMIGCLLQMYFFHSLGNSEGILLTTMAIDRYVAICNPLRYPTIMTPRLCAQLSAGSCIFGFLVLLPEIVWISTLPFCGPNQIHQIFCDFEPVLRLACTDTSMILIEDVIHAVAIVFSVLIIALSYIRIITVIMRISSVEGRQKAFSTCAAHLGVFLMFYGSVSLMYLRFSATFPPILDTAIAVMFAVLAPFFNPIIYSFRNKDMKIAIKKLFCPRKMFNLSAD
- the LOC100394098 gene encoding olfactory receptor 6K2, with the protein product MESPNGTIAQEFIFSAFPYSWIQSVVCFVPLLFIYAFIVVGNLVILTVVHLNTHLHTPMYVFISALSFLEIWYTTATIPKMLSSLLSERRSISFNGCLLQMYFFHSTGISEVCLLTAMAFDRYLAICSPLHYPTIMTPKLCAQLTLSCCVCGFITPLPEIVWISTLPFCGSNHLEHIFCDFLPVLRLACTDTRAIVMIQVVDVIHAVEIITAVMLIFMSYIGIVAVILRIRSAGGRRKAFSTCVSHLIVFLLFFGSVALMYLRFSATYSLFWDTAIALAFAVLSPFFNPIIYSLRNKEIKDALKKHLSQAKTWFW